Part of the Actinomycetes bacterium genome, GCGCCGGCGGCGCGAGCAGCTCGGGCGCGTACGACCGCAACGCGTCGATGAACGACGGGCTGAACAGCGCCGGGCCGTTCAGTGGGTCCCTCACCAGACTCCCTTCGTAAGCTTCGTCAGGTTGATCAGGCTGTCGCGGCTGCTAAGGTAAACGACGGCACGGGCAGCCATTCGGGGTTGTCGTTGAACTGTCCCAAGCCGCCGTTGCACCCGAAGCAGAGAACGCCCCGGACCTCACCCGATTCATAAGTGTTTTTGTTCCTGGGAAATTCTTCGGGAGGCTTCTTCTTGCTACAATTGGGGCACCGCTTCATTGGCCCCCTTTCTGCACATATTGCTTCACGAATTCTTCTGCATTTTCTTCTAGAACGTCGTCAATTTCATCGAGGAGGGCGTCCAGTTCTTCCTTGAGCTCCTCGCCCTTCTCGGTGACGTCGGCAGACGCTTGGACGTCGTCGGTGTCGGCGTCCTGCTTGCCCGCGGCGCGGCGCTTCTGCTCGGCGCCGCCGCTGTCCTTCGCCATGGTTCCTCCTCGGCTTCGCTGTCCGGCCAGTGTCTCACACGCCACCTGCCGGACCGGCGGCCACTCGGAGCGGTTGTGGATCGCTACCCCTGGCTATCCCTGTAGGTTGCGGATGAGGTCCTCTGCTGTCGGGCTGCCGTCCAGGACGGCCGCGGTGTGGGCCGCGGTGCCCCGCGTCGGCTCCAGCATCGGCACCCGCTGCAGGGTCTCCCGCCCGATGTCGAAGATGATCGCGTCCCAGCCCGCCGCGGCGATCTGGGGGGCGTACTTGGCCAGGCAGCGGCCGCGGAAGTACGCCCTGGTGTCCTCGGGCGGCTCGGTGGTGGCCTTGACGATCTCCTGCTCGGCCACCAGCCGCTCGACCCGGCCACCGGCGGCGAGCCGGTAGTACAGGCCCTTGTCCATGCGCACGTCGTGGTACTGGAGATCCACCAGGGCGAGCTTGGCGTCGTCCCAGTCGAGCCCGTCACGGTCGGCGATCTGCTGCATGAGCGTGTACTTGGTGACCCAGTCGACCGTGCGGCTGGCCTTCCGCGGGTCGTCCTCGAGCTGGGACAGCACCGCCTCCCAGCGCTCGAGCACCTCGAGCTGCCAGTGCGAGGTCTCGCGGTCCTTCAGGTAGGACTTGGCCGCATCCAGGTAGGCCCACTGGATCTCGCACGGGGTGACGTGGTGGCCGTCCTTGCGCTCGACCGTCTCCTTGAGGGTCGGGTCCCTGGCGATGGCGCGCAGGGCCTGGACCGGGTTGGCGAGTTGCCACTCCTCGCCGGGCGTGGCGTTGTCCTCGATCATGTTGAGCACGACCGCGAGCGCGCCGGTCTTCAGGAACGTGGCCACCTCGTTCATGTTCGCGTCGCCGATGATCACGTGCAGGCGCCGGTAGCGCTCGGGGTCGGCGTGGGGCTCGTCCCGGGTGTTGATGATCGGGCGCTTGAGGGTCGTCTCCAGCCCGACCTCGACCTCGAAGAACTGGGAGCGCTGGGCGATCTGGAACCCGACCGAGCCGTCGTGGTGGTCGCGGACCAGGCTCCCGGCGCCGGCGAAGACCTGGCGGGTGACCAGGAAGGCGGTCAGGTCCCTGACGATGCGGGCGAACGCGGTGGTCCGGTCGACCAGGAAGTTCTCGTGGGTGCCGTAGGAGGTGCCCTTGCCGTCGGTGTTGTTCTTGTAGATCTGGATGCGCCGGCCGCCGGGGGCGAGCTCGACCGCCCGGCGGGCGGACTCGGCCAGGATCCGCTCCCCCGCCTTGTCGTAGGTGACCAGCGTACGCGGGTCCAGGCACTCGGGGGAGGAGAACTCCGGGTGGGCGTGGTCGACGTAGTAGCGCGCGCCGTTGGTGAGGATGACGTTGGCCAGGCCGAGGTCGTCGTCGGTGGGCGCCTCGGGCTCGCGCGCGGCCTCGAAGCCGCGCGCGTCGCGCAGGGGCGACTCCTCCTCGTAGTCCCAGCGTACCTTGCGGCCCCGCCCGGAGAACGCGTTCACGAGCAGGCTGGAGGCGAGGACGGGGTTGGAGTCGGGCGAGCCTGGAACCGTGATGCCGTACTCGGTCTCGATCCCCATGACCTTGGTGATGGCCATCCGTCCCCCTGCCTACAGGTACTGCCCGGTGTTGACCTGCTCGATCGCGCGCCCGAGGTCCTTGGAGCTACCACCGATGAGGGTGCGCACATACACGATGCGCTCGCCCTTCTTCCCGGAGATGCGCGCCCAGTCGTCGGGGTTGGTGGTGTTGGGCAGGTCCTCGTTCTCCTTGAACTCGTCGGCCACGGCCACGAACAGGTCGAGCGGCTTGATGCCCTTCTTGCCGGTCTCCAGGAACCGCTTGATCGCCATCTTCTTGGCCCGGGAGACGATGTTCTCGATCATCGCGCCCGAGTTGAAGTCCTTGAAGTACAGGACCTCCTTGTCGCCGTTGGCGTAGGTGACCTCGAGGAAGCGGTTCTCCAGAGCGTCGGAGTACATCCGCTCGACGGTCTCGCCGATCATCTTGGTCAGGGCTTCGTCGCGGGCGCCGCCGGCCAGGTCGAGCACCTCGGTGGCCAGCGGCAGGGAGGCAAGCAGGTACTTGGAGAAGATGTCCTTGGCGGCGGTGGCGTCCGGGCGCTCGATCTTGATCTTCACGTCGAGCCGGCCCGGGCGCAGGATCGCCGGGTCGATCATGTCCTCGCGGTTGGAGGCGCCGATCACGATGACGTTCTTGAGCTGCTCGACGCCGTCGATCTCGCTGAGGAGCTGGGGCACGATGGTGTTCTCCACGTCGGAGGAGACCCCCGACCCGCGGGTGCGGAAGATCGAGTCCATCTCGTCGAAGAACACGATCACGGGCACGCCCTCGTTGGACTTCTCCTTGGCCCGCTGGAAGATGAGCCGGATCTGCCGCTCGGTCTCGCCGACGTACTTGTTGAGCAGCTCCGGGCCCTTGATGTTGAGGAAGTAGCTGCGCCCGGCCTGCTGGCCGGTGATCTCGGCCACCTTCTTGGCCAGCGAGTTGGCCACCGCCTTGGCGATCAGCGTCTTGCCGCACCCGGGCGGCCCGTAGAGCAGGATGCCCTTGGGCGGCTTGAGCTGGTGCTCGGCGAACAGGTCGGCGTGGAGGAACGGCAGCTCGACGGCGTCGCGGATCTGGTCGATCTGGTTGGCGAGCCCGCCGATGTCCTGGT contains:
- the dop gene encoding depupylase/deamidase Dop → MAITKVMGIETEYGITVPGSPDSNPVLASSLLVNAFSGRGRKVRWDYEEESPLRDARGFEAAREPEAPTDDDLGLANVILTNGARYYVDHAHPEFSSPECLDPRTLVTYDKAGERILAESARRAVELAPGGRRIQIYKNNTDGKGTSYGTHENFLVDRTTAFARIVRDLTAFLVTRQVFAGAGSLVRDHHDGSVGFQIAQRSQFFEVEVGLETTLKRPIINTRDEPHADPERYRRLHVIIGDANMNEVATFLKTGALAVVLNMIEDNATPGEEWQLANPVQALRAIARDPTLKETVERKDGHHVTPCEIQWAYLDAAKSYLKDRETSHWQLEVLERWEAVLSQLEDDPRKASRTVDWVTKYTLMQQIADRDGLDWDDAKLALVDLQYHDVRMDKGLYYRLAAGGRVERLVAEQEIVKATTEPPEDTRAYFRGRCLAKYAPQIAAAGWDAIIFDIGRETLQRVPMLEPTRGTAAHTAAVLDGSPTAEDLIRNLQG
- the arc gene encoding proteasome ATPase; this encodes MEASELQRQIQFLEEETALLRRRLHDSPRQVRVLEERLLETKGQLAQALSQNERLAATLREARDQIVALKEEVEKLTAPPSGFGVFLGVNDDGTINISTGGRKLRVNVHPDIDPKSLQLGQELMLNEALNVVEACAYEVQGEVVSLKEMLGPDRALVIGNADEERVVQIGEPLRNRHLRAGDSLLLDTRSGFVLEHLPKPEVEELILEEVPDISYQDIGGLANQIDQIRDAVELPFLHADLFAEHQLKPPKGILLYGPPGCGKTLIAKAVANSLAKKVAEITGQQAGRSYFLNIKGPELLNKYVGETERQIRLIFQRAKEKSNEGVPVIVFFDEMDSIFRTRGSGVSSDVENTIVPQLLSEIDGVEQLKNVIVIGASNREDMIDPAILRPGRLDVKIKIERPDATAAKDIFSKYLLASLPLATEVLDLAGGARDEALTKMIGETVERMYSDALENRFLEVTYANGDKEVLYFKDFNSGAMIENIVSRAKKMAIKRFLETGKKGIKPLDLFVAVADEFKENEDLPNTTNPDDWARISGKKGERIVYVRTLIGGSSKDLGRAIEQVNTGQYL
- a CDS encoding ubiquitin-like protein Pup, with product MAKDSGGAEQKRRAAGKQDADTDDVQASADVTEKGEELKEELDALLDEIDDVLEENAEEFVKQYVQKGGQ